The Aedes albopictus strain Foshan chromosome 2, AalbF5, whole genome shotgun sequence region tccaagcacaaaaaacggaggacgcaactttttcgtgtaaaatcaagtataattttaatttcgaatgtttctttcctgaaactacgttttagacaaatggactatattctccattcattaaaagttcaaaaaagttcgcatattttaaaatattgagggtgtccattctgccccaggtgtccatattgccccgcctacccctatccaTCTAGAGATCCGACTGGCGATAACAaatattttctattatttttgtcTTACAGAAAAAGATGTGGGTCCTGGACTCAGGTATTTGCAACTCTTTGGAACAACCGATCAAGCGATGCACGGCAAAGGTGGTGGCATTTGACCTGGAAACCGACAAAACCGTCAAAACCGTTGATTTGAGTGACATTCTGAAGCCAAACTCCAGGCCACAGTACCTCGTGACGGACTATTCGCCCAACGGATTCCCGTACGTTTATATCAGCGACGCAGAGGGAGCTATCATCGTACTGGACATCCATCATAATAAGATGTACCGAGTAGTGCTACCACGTGCCATATCCGCCGGATGCGGCGAATCGGATGTCCTATATCTGCTGCTCGTTCGTAGACCCAAGAATCACAATTTGGTCATATTCTCGTATCTGTGTGGAAACAAGGTGTACGGAATCAAATCGGAATACCTGCGCACGGGACGGGGTTCCAGTGCCATTGTGGAACTTGGCAGTAAGACTAGGCATTCCGTTCTGCTTGGCACAGACGGAAGCAACAGTGTCATCCTGCGATATCGAAGCGAAAGCGAACTCTACAAGTGGAACACCGATCAACCATATAAGGAGTGCAACTTTGAGCTGGTGCAACTTGCAGAGGAGTGTCGATTGAGCACGCATGTAAGTAAATTCATTTGAATGAAATTAAGTAGCATGAAACGATCTCACCACTTATTAAATCTTGCTTAAGGGGAAGCACCAGTGAGCTATTAAAATCCTATTTTCTATGATTTAAAGTTTCCCACTTTTGCAGGTTGCACCCGGAGGAAAAGACGATCTGATGTACTCATTGTCATCGAATGTGGCCGATTATCTGAATCACACTTGCGGCGCAGGAGGTGCTTCTGCTCGACTGAAATATATTAGTAAAGATTGTGAAGATGATTGTTACTAAGTTAGTATGTAATATGTGATTAAGAATTGTAATATAAGAAAACACCCAGATCAACAGTCTTACAAGTTtagttcaaaaatatattttaacattTCTCCAATAAACCGTACTGTCTAAATTTGTTTCATTTTGGTTACTTCTTCAACGAACCGCTGCCTCTGCGCTTCACCCTTGTAATTTCCTATCATTTTATTCACATACTCCTGTTGGTACCGAACGATGAACTTTTGGCACTGTTGCAATGTCGCCCCCACGTAGAGCGTCCTATACCGTACTTGTTCCGTATCCGCctacaataacaaaaaaaaaactcatagtgAATCAACTTCAACAAGCTTCGAAAGACGTTCCAATCTCACCACAGTCAGGAGCGGCAGAATACTGGTTACGAACCGATGCGGACCGTGTCGGGTTTGTATGATGCAGAGACGGGTCTTATCGTTGAAGTAAATCACGTGCAACCGCAGGGTACTCGCCAATCCAAACTCACCGTAGTACTTTTCGATTTTTTCCCGCAAAAATTTAGTCAAATTGTGCGAAGTTAGCGCAAAGGCATCCGTATCCGAGCGATTGTTGCACATGAACTGAATCAAAATGTATCTGTAAGTCAGGTGGATGGGAATATGTATGTAAAAAAACCGTCGTTTAGCAACAATCCAAAGATTAGTTCAACGTTTTGTTGTGTTAACTAGCCTACggataaaatctcgttaatacagaaaaaaaacctaCGAAAATcttatatgcccaatctacaagaaagaacacagactagagtgtgccaattacagagggattaacCCAGTGATCCTCAAGCTCATTTTTTCAACTGCGCGTAACACCTGGATCGATTTGTCAatcattcaacacgttattcttgattatttctggagtagaataacttccataagaaacattgcaaggaATTCTACGACAACATAGAGAATTggacatcacgtgcggcccgcgggccgcactttggtgaccgccGGATTAACCTTTTAAAATCGCCATATAAGACACTGTTGCGCGTGTTctttactgcctatgatcgcatatcagtcccatatttgctgggtttcctattcatatgggacagttatgc contains the following coding sequences:
- the LOC109403234 gene encoding major royal jelly protein 5 — its product is MWFRILSGSLLAVLCLADVKPCEYMDRIYRINGNSIDFPCESTKNIFVSTERYKPCSIIPMRFQIDGDNERCFVVMTRLRTGNPVTLGVIDLTRPSCYAHIKPYPCWSYQEEGNCNAFQSVVDIFVDVKKKMWVLDSGICNSLEQPIKRCTAKVVAFDLETDKTVKTVDLSDILKPNSRPQYLVTDYSPNGFPYVYISDAEGAIIVLDIHHNKMYRVVLPRAISAGCGESDVLYLLLVRRPKNHNLVIFSYLCGNKVYGIKSEYLRTGRGSSAIVELGSKTRHSVLLGTDGSNSVILRYRSESELYKWNTDQPYKECNFELVQLAEECRLSTHVAPGGKDDLMYSLSSNVADYLNHTCGAGGASARLKYISKDCEDDCY
- the LOC109403237 gene encoding uncharacterized protein LOC109403237, which encodes MVRVKNRYILIQFMCNNRSDTDAFALTSHNLTKFLREKIEKYYGEFGLASTLRLHVIYFNDKTRLCIIQTRHGPHRFVTSILPLLTVADTEQVRYRTLYVGATLQQCQKFIVRYQQEYVNKMIGNYKGEAQRQRFVEEVTKMKQI